Proteins encoded within one genomic window of Streptomyces profundus:
- a CDS encoding N-acetyltransferase — MDLRIATLAERPTLKSSFRNAETEPWPAFMEEDPMAMLYYSDVRTAHPEYGLIAYDANDPDQAVARAFCVPFAWDGDPALGELPADGWDGVIWRSARDRQIGRRPNMVSALEISIPTDLQGTGLSGRMLAAMRENAARLGFEHLVAPVRPNHKHLVPDMPIDAYAALVRDDGLPQDPWLRVHARAGGRIVGTCKRAMVIPGTLAEWRAWTGLPFDETGQVVVPGALVPVRCDVEHDVAVYVEPGVWVHHRL, encoded by the coding sequence ATGGATCTGCGCATCGCCACGCTCGCCGAGCGGCCCACCCTCAAGTCCTCCTTCAGGAACGCGGAGACCGAGCCCTGGCCCGCGTTCATGGAGGAGGACCCCATGGCCATGCTCTACTACAGCGACGTCAGGACCGCCCACCCCGAGTACGGGCTGATCGCCTATGACGCCAACGATCCGGACCAGGCGGTCGCCCGCGCGTTCTGCGTGCCGTTCGCCTGGGACGGCGACCCGGCGCTCGGCGAGCTGCCCGCCGACGGCTGGGACGGCGTGATCTGGCGCTCCGCGCGCGATCGCCAGATCGGCCGGCGGCCGAACATGGTCTCGGCGTTGGAGATCTCCATTCCCACGGATCTCCAGGGCACCGGGCTCTCCGGCAGGATGCTGGCCGCGATGCGGGAGAACGCGGCCCGCCTGGGGTTCGAGCATCTGGTCGCGCCGGTGCGGCCGAACCACAAGCACCTCGTGCCCGACATGCCGATCGACGCGTACGCGGCGCTGGTCCGCGACGACGGCCTACCGCAGGACCCATGGCTGCGGGTCCACGCCAGGGCCGGCGGCCGGATCGTCGGCACCTGCAAACGCGCGATGGTCATCCCCGGCACGCTGGCGGAGTGGCGCGCCTGGACGGGCCTGCCGTTCGACGAGACGGGCCAGGTCGTGGTCCCGGGCGCGCTGGTGCCGGTGCGGTGCGATGTCGAACACGACGTCGCGGTCTATGTCGAACCGGGCGTGTGGGTGCACCACCGGCTGTGA
- a CDS encoding helix-turn-helix domain-containing protein, producing MTQWGDYSTGERIKLLRGPETQERLAEATGLSVHTIRKAEGDRGVSLQSLLLISAALHADVSVVLGQQAPRRAMRGTDRAMLRALSQTVHDASAGIGADVEPSGAAALAAGLGAAWQVYRSGDYVGAGVRAAPALREAAAALRSADAGKVCEARGTLADAYRLAAYVANQFGARDLAYAAIGHAQDEAERAGDEVRGACTASGRSWIYLRDARLEQAALTARRSYEAIEPRFGNRDLGLLATYGWHVTLAAVVAARRGRVEEADDLLSQGRAVAARMGRDVEVNGTAFGPAVVAAQAVGISVSTGRPGRALELFAERGDTSPLTDSARQRMMLDVALAQSDTRQSDAALDTLLEVCSSAPQWARHQALPGVIAQKASAGSATTGKLRKLAALLGTSVIIS from the coding sequence ATGACGCAGTGGGGTGACTACAGCACAGGCGAACGAATCAAGTTGCTACGAGGGCCCGAGACCCAGGAACGGCTCGCCGAGGCAACCGGGCTGTCGGTGCACACGATCCGCAAGGCCGAGGGCGATCGGGGGGTCAGCCTCCAGAGTCTGTTGCTTATCTCGGCAGCTCTGCACGCGGACGTGTCGGTGGTCCTGGGACAACAGGCCCCCCGGCGCGCGATGCGGGGGACAGACCGGGCCATGCTGAGGGCGCTGTCGCAGACGGTGCATGACGCCTCGGCCGGGATCGGTGCCGACGTCGAGCCTTCTGGGGCGGCGGCGCTTGCGGCCGGGCTCGGGGCGGCGTGGCAGGTCTACCGGTCTGGGGACTACGTGGGCGCTGGAGTTCGGGCCGCACCGGCGCTGCGGGAGGCGGCGGCGGCGCTGCGCTCGGCCGATGCGGGCAAGGTGTGCGAGGCGCGTGGCACACTCGCGGATGCCTACCGGCTGGCCGCGTACGTGGCCAACCAGTTCGGAGCGCGTGATCTGGCCTACGCCGCGATCGGGCACGCGCAGGATGAGGCCGAGCGGGCGGGCGATGAGGTGCGAGGGGCGTGTACCGCGTCGGGGCGGTCGTGGATCTACCTGCGCGACGCCCGCTTGGAACAGGCGGCGCTGACGGCTCGGCGGTCATACGAGGCGATCGAACCGCGCTTCGGGAACCGGGACTTGGGACTGCTGGCCACTTATGGGTGGCATGTGACGCTGGCAGCCGTGGTGGCGGCACGAAGAGGTCGTGTGGAGGAGGCGGACGACCTGCTGTCGCAGGGACGGGCGGTGGCCGCCCGCATGGGCCGTGACGTGGAAGTGAACGGAACGGCGTTCGGACCGGCCGTGGTCGCGGCACAGGCGGTCGGCATCAGCGTGTCCACCGGCCGGCCGGGCAGGGCGCTGGAGTTGTTCGCCGAGAGGGGAGACACCTCGCCACTGACGGACTCCGCGCGGCAGCGCATGATGCTGGACGTGGCGCTGGCCCAGTCGGACACGCGGCAGTCGGACGCGGCGCTCGACACGCTGCTGGAGGTGTGTTCGTCGGCACCGCAGTGGGCCAGGCACCAGGCCCTGCCGGGGGTCATCGCGCAGAAGGCCAGCGCTGGCAGCGCGACAACCGGCAAGTTGCGCAAGCTGGCCGCGCTGCTCGGGACATCGGTGATCATCAGCTGA